Proteins from one Chaetodon auriga isolate fChaAug3 chromosome 19, fChaAug3.hap1, whole genome shotgun sequence genomic window:
- the fcho2 gene encoding F-BAR domain only protein 2 isoform X7: MITPYFLENFWGEKNNGFDVLYHNMKHGQISSKELTDFIRERSTIEEAYARSMTKLAKSAGNFSQLGTFAPVWDVFKSSTEKLASCHMELVRKLQELIKEVHKYVEEQAKAHKKTKEEVASTLEAVQNIQTTSQALQKSKEIYNAKTVEQERLRKEGATQRDVDKAGVKAKKATETYKSYVEKYATAKSEFEQKMAETAQRFQDIEENHILHMKEIIKSYSQSVDETHVQIGEVHNEFVRNIENTSVESLIQKLAESKGTGKERPGPIEFEECNAAIATEGTKPRKRKPFGIPGRRKDKDTDSTESTEVEAANTANGAPPGYYGAIDIQNANLPQVDAEGFCIRPEVNENDAKENSFYSSSDSEDEDEPRKFHVEIKPVQPNNGTHQNRATIDELKASIGNIILSPSTSGQMRRNQSRITGVSALSSKAQGPGDELAKTRVPTSYDLANNDLLSLDPFGPTAGSSFSVSSTTDLASIFLSIPPSPSFLTNDSGVFLPEAPAETAPQRERSPPLAESQQSKDVSSFSSSTSSPWDSPEDPFQALKPVPARAQSAPITLPTEPVDPIKSPAAASPPKSVDAFASLSWSQSQWIAFSENFAPPRRQGSGSSAKELQRPQSGSGRSSRFLSDDSADAYCKAAGSREDNPCCSDVSGITDRAMAAAPSSKIFNVPVPNRPTTPLTAGALVPPPRPSSRPKLPTGKLTGINEIVRPFSPPKTSNASPPPAAPLARAESSSSLSSNASLSAGNTPTVGTSRGPSPVTLASQDALPIAVAFTESVNAYFKGADPTKCIVKITGEMTLSFPMGIIKVFTTNPSPAVLTFKLKNTSRLEQILPNQQLLYSDPSQSDSNSKDFWFNMQALTSYLRKASDQNPSASYYNVDILKYQVLSDGIHSTPLNLTVYWKCTPSTSDLRIDYRYNPESMASPGPLTNVQILVPVDGGVTGMQSLPSSIWNSEQNKCLWKLSDISEKSENEGAGSLRAKFELSNGPSNPSTLAVQFMNDGSTLSGVDMELQGAGYRLSLNKKRFATGRYMADC; this comes from the exons ATGATAACGCCGTACTTCCTAGAGAATTTCTGG GGTGAAAAAAATAATGGCTTTGATGTGCTCTACCACAACATGAAGCATGGCCAGATTTCCTCCAAGGAGCTGACGGACTTCATCAGAGAAAG GAGTACTATCGAGGAGGCCTATGCCAGGTCCATGACCAAACTGGCCAAGTCAGCTGGCAACTTTTCTCAGCTTGG GACTTTCGCGCCAGTGTGGGACGTGTTCAAGAGCTCCACAGAGAAGCTGGCCAGCTGTCACATGGAGCTCGTGAGGAAGCTGCAGGAGCTCATAAAGGAGGTTCACAAGTATGTGGAGGAGCAGGCCAAAGCACACAAAAAG ACAAAAGAGGAGGTGGCGTCCACCCTGGAGGCCGTGCAGAACATCCAGACCACCTCTCAGGCTCTGCAGAAGTCCAAGGAGATCTACAATGCCAAAACTGTCGAGCAGGAGCGCCTCCGCAAAGAGGGGGCCACCCAGAGAGATGTGGACAAG GCTGGAGTGAAAGCCAAAAAGGCCACAGAGACCTACAAGTCGTATGTGGAGAAATACGCCACAGCGAAGTCAGAGTTTGAACAGAAGATGGCAGAAACTGCACag AGATTCCAGGACATCGAAGAAAACCACATTCTCCACATGAAGGAGATCATTAAGTCGTACTCGCAGTCTGTCGACGAAACACACGTTCAAATAGGAGAG GTCCACAACGAGTTTGTGAGGAACATTGAAAACACCTCAGTGGAGAGTTTGATACAGAAACTGGCCGAGAGCAAAGGAACAGGCAAGGAGAGACCAG GACCTATTGAGTTTGAGGAGTGCAACGCAGCTATTGCTACTGAAG GTACCAAACCCCGAAAGAGAAAACCGTTTGGCATCCCAGGTCggaggaaagacaaagacacagactcCAC GGAGTCCACAGAAGTCGAAGCTGCT AACACTGCCAATGGTGCTCCCCCTGGATACTACGGGGCCATAGACATCCAGAACGCT AATCTTCCCCAAGTCGACGCAGAGGGCTTCTGCATCAGGCCAGAAGTCAATGAAAACGAT GCCAAAGAGAACTCCTTCTATTCGTCCAGCGACtcagaggacgaggacgagCCCAGGAAGTTCCACGTGGAAATCAAGCCCGTTCAGCCAAACAACGGCACGCATCAGAACCGAGCCACCATCGACGAGCTGAAGGCGTCCATCGGAAACATCATCCTGTCGCCCTCCACCTCG ggaCAGATGCGGAGGAACCAGTCCA GGATCACAGGAGTGTCTGCATTAAGCTCTAAGGCTCAGGGTCCTG GTGATGAGCTGGCGAAAACCAGGGTGCCAACATCATACGA TCTGGCCAACAACGACCTTCTTTCTCTGGACCCGTTCGGCCCGACAGCGGgttcttctttctctgtgtcatcAACAACAG ACCTTGCCTCTATCTTCCTTTCAatccctccatctccatcttttCTGACGAATGACTCAGGCGTCTTTCTGCCAGAGGCACCAG CTGAGACGGCGCCACAGCGGGAGCGTTCCCCTCCGCTGGCAGAGAGCCAGCAGTCCAAAGatgtctcctctttctcttcatccacATCCTCCCCCTGGGACTCACCAGAAGACCCTTTCCAAGCACTCAAGCCCGTACCAGCGAGGGCCCAGAGCGCCCCCATCACCCTGCCGACCGAGCCGGTCGACCCCATCAAAAGCCCGGCTGCCGCCAGCCCTCCAAAGAGCGTCGACGCCTTCGCCTCCCTGTCCTGGTCCCAGAGCCAGTGGATCGCCTTCAGTGAAAATTTCGCTCCACCTCGCCGACAGGGCTCGGGGTCGTCCGCCAAGGAGCTCCAGAGGCCCCAGTCCGGCTCCGGCAGGTCAAGCCGCTTCCTCTCTGACGACTCTGCTGACGCCTACTGCAAAGCGGCGGGCAGCCGGGAGGACAACCCCTGCTGCTCTGATGTCTCTGGGATCACAGATAGGGCGATGGCAGCAGCTCCATCGAGCAAAATATTCAATG TGCCAGTACCAAACCGACCTACAACCCCACTGACAGCTGGAGCCCTGGTGCCCCCACCGCGACCGTCCTCCAGGCCCAAACTCCCCACTGGGAAACTCACAGGAATCAATGAGATT GTACGGCCGTTCAGCCCACCCAAGACATCTAACGCCagccctcctcctgctgcaccaCTCGCCCGGGCGGagagctcctcctccttgtcctcgAATGCCTCGCTCAGCGCCGGCAACACCCCCACTGTTG GGACGTCTCGAGGTCCCAGCCCTGTGACCCTGGcatcccaagatgctttgccCATTGCCGTGGCCTTCACAGAGTCGGTTAATGCTTACTTCAAAGGAGCTGATCCCACTAA GTGCATCGTGAAGATCACAGGAGAGATGACCTTGTCGTTCCCCATGGGCATCATCAAGGTGTTCACCACCAACCCCTCCCCGGCCGTGCTCACCTTCAAGCTGAAGAACACCAGCAGGCTGGAGCAGATCCTCCCCAACCAGCAGCTGCTGTACAG CGATCCTTCCCAAAGTGACTCTAATTCCAAGGACTTCTGGTTCAACATGCAAGCACTGACGTCCTACCTCAGAAAAGCCTCCGATCAGAATCCCTCAGCTTCCTACTATAATGTGGACATCCTAAAATACCAG GTGCTGTCTGACGGGATCCATTCCACTCCTCTCAACCTGACCGTATACTGGAAGTGTACACCGAGCACATCGGACCTGCGGATAGACTACCGATACAACCCGGAGTCCATGGCCTCCCCCGGTCCGCTCACCAACGTGCAGATCTTAGTGCCTGTTGACGGAGGAGTCACCGGCATGCAGTCTCTGCCCAGCTCCATCTG GAATTCAGAGCAGAATAAATGTCTGTGGAAGCTGAGCGACATCTcagaaaagtctgaaaatgaag GCGCCGGGTCCCTGAGGGCCAAGTTTGAGCTGTCAAACGGACCCTCGAACCCCTCGACTCTGGCGGTGCAGTTCATGAACGATGGGAGCACCCTGTCAGGGGTGGACATGGAGCTGCAGGGGGCTGGATACAGACTGTCTCTCAACAAGAAGAGGTTTGCCacag GACGTTATATGGCCGATTGCTGA
- the fcho2 gene encoding F-BAR domain only protein 2 isoform X11 has protein sequence MITPYFLENFWGEKNNGFDVLYHNMKHGQISSKELTDFIRERSTIEEAYARSMTKLAKSAGNFSQLGTFAPVWDVFKSSTEKLASCHMELVRKLQELIKEVHKYVEEQAKAHKKTKEEVASTLEAVQNIQTTSQALQKSKEIYNAKTVEQERLRKEGATQRDVDKAGVKAKKATETYKSYVEKYATAKSEFEQKMAETAQRFQDIEENHILHMKEIIKSYSQSVDETHVQIGEVHNEFVRNIENTSVESLIQKLAESKGTGKERPGPIEFEECNAAIATEGTKPRKRKPFGIPGRRKDKDTDSTESTEVEAANTANGAPPGYYGAIDIQNANLPQVDAEGFCIRPEVNENDAKENSFYSSSDSEDEDEPRKFHVEIKPVQPNNGTHQNRATIDELKASIGNIILSPSTSGQMRRNQSRITGVSALSSKAQGPGDELAKTRVPTSYDLANNDLLSLDPFGPTAGSSFSVSSTTVPVPNRPTTPLTAGALVPPPRPSSRPKLPTGKLTGINEIVRPFSPPKTSNASPPPAAPLARAESSSSLSSNASLSAGNTPTVGAEHTFAPPLSSPDPELLFLSPFFPLSQKDDVFIAKLPTFEKRCETPAGTSRGPSPVTLASQDALPIAVAFTESVNAYFKGADPTKCIVKITGEMTLSFPMGIIKVFTTNPSPAVLTFKLKNTSRLEQILPNQQLLYSDPSQSDSNSKDFWFNMQALTSYLRKASDQNPSASYYNVDILKYQVLSDGIHSTPLNLTVYWKCTPSTSDLRIDYRYNPESMASPGPLTNVQILVPVDGGVTGMQSLPSSIWNSEQNKCLWKLSDISEKSENEGAGSLRAKFELSNGPSNPSTLAVQFMNDGSTLSGVDMELQGAGYRLSLNKKRFATGRYMADC, from the exons ATGATAACGCCGTACTTCCTAGAGAATTTCTGG GGTGAAAAAAATAATGGCTTTGATGTGCTCTACCACAACATGAAGCATGGCCAGATTTCCTCCAAGGAGCTGACGGACTTCATCAGAGAAAG GAGTACTATCGAGGAGGCCTATGCCAGGTCCATGACCAAACTGGCCAAGTCAGCTGGCAACTTTTCTCAGCTTGG GACTTTCGCGCCAGTGTGGGACGTGTTCAAGAGCTCCACAGAGAAGCTGGCCAGCTGTCACATGGAGCTCGTGAGGAAGCTGCAGGAGCTCATAAAGGAGGTTCACAAGTATGTGGAGGAGCAGGCCAAAGCACACAAAAAG ACAAAAGAGGAGGTGGCGTCCACCCTGGAGGCCGTGCAGAACATCCAGACCACCTCTCAGGCTCTGCAGAAGTCCAAGGAGATCTACAATGCCAAAACTGTCGAGCAGGAGCGCCTCCGCAAAGAGGGGGCCACCCAGAGAGATGTGGACAAG GCTGGAGTGAAAGCCAAAAAGGCCACAGAGACCTACAAGTCGTATGTGGAGAAATACGCCACAGCGAAGTCAGAGTTTGAACAGAAGATGGCAGAAACTGCACag AGATTCCAGGACATCGAAGAAAACCACATTCTCCACATGAAGGAGATCATTAAGTCGTACTCGCAGTCTGTCGACGAAACACACGTTCAAATAGGAGAG GTCCACAACGAGTTTGTGAGGAACATTGAAAACACCTCAGTGGAGAGTTTGATACAGAAACTGGCCGAGAGCAAAGGAACAGGCAAGGAGAGACCAG GACCTATTGAGTTTGAGGAGTGCAACGCAGCTATTGCTACTGAAG GTACCAAACCCCGAAAGAGAAAACCGTTTGGCATCCCAGGTCggaggaaagacaaagacacagactcCAC GGAGTCCACAGAAGTCGAAGCTGCT AACACTGCCAATGGTGCTCCCCCTGGATACTACGGGGCCATAGACATCCAGAACGCT AATCTTCCCCAAGTCGACGCAGAGGGCTTCTGCATCAGGCCAGAAGTCAATGAAAACG ATGCCAAAGAGAACTCCTTCTATTCGTCCAGCGACtcagaggacgaggacgagCCCAGGAAGTTCCACGTGGAAATCAAGCCCGTTCAGCCAAACAACGGCACGCATCAGAACCGAGCCACCATCGACGAGCTGAAGGCGTCCATCGGAAACATCATCCTGTCGCCCTCCACCTCG ggaCAGATGCGGAGGAACCAGTCCA GGATCACAGGAGTGTCTGCATTAAGCTCTAAGGCTCAGGGTCCTG GTGATGAGCTGGCGAAAACCAGGGTGCCAACATCATACGA TCTGGCCAACAACGACCTTCTTTCTCTGGACCCGTTCGGCCCGACAGCGGgttcttctttctctgtgtcatcAACAACAG TGCCAGTACCAAACCGACCTACAACCCCACTGACAGCTGGAGCCCTGGTGCCCCCACCGCGACCGTCCTCCAGGCCCAAACTCCCCACTGGGAAACTCACAGGAATCAATGAGATT GTACGGCCGTTCAGCCCACCCAAGACATCTAACGCCagccctcctcctgctgcaccaCTCGCCCGGGCGGagagctcctcctccttgtcctcgAATGCCTCGCTCAGCGCCGGCAACACCCCCACTGTTG GAGCCGAGCACACCTTTgctccccccctctcctccccagaCCCagagctgctcttcctctctcctttctttccacTAAGCCAAA AGGATGATGTGTTCATAGCGAAGCTGCCTACCTTTGAGAAGCGCTGTGAAACTCCAGCAG GGACGTCTCGAGGTCCCAGCCCTGTGACCCTGGcatcccaagatgctttgccCATTGCCGTGGCCTTCACAGAGTCGGTTAATGCTTACTTCAAAGGAGCTGATCCCACTAA GTGCATCGTGAAGATCACAGGAGAGATGACCTTGTCGTTCCCCATGGGCATCATCAAGGTGTTCACCACCAACCCCTCCCCGGCCGTGCTCACCTTCAAGCTGAAGAACACCAGCAGGCTGGAGCAGATCCTCCCCAACCAGCAGCTGCTGTACAG CGATCCTTCCCAAAGTGACTCTAATTCCAAGGACTTCTGGTTCAACATGCAAGCACTGACGTCCTACCTCAGAAAAGCCTCCGATCAGAATCCCTCAGCTTCCTACTATAATGTGGACATCCTAAAATACCAG GTGCTGTCTGACGGGATCCATTCCACTCCTCTCAACCTGACCGTATACTGGAAGTGTACACCGAGCACATCGGACCTGCGGATAGACTACCGATACAACCCGGAGTCCATGGCCTCCCCCGGTCCGCTCACCAACGTGCAGATCTTAGTGCCTGTTGACGGAGGAGTCACCGGCATGCAGTCTCTGCCCAGCTCCATCTG GAATTCAGAGCAGAATAAATGTCTGTGGAAGCTGAGCGACATCTcagaaaagtctgaaaatgaag GCGCCGGGTCCCTGAGGGCCAAGTTTGAGCTGTCAAACGGACCCTCGAACCCCTCGACTCTGGCGGTGCAGTTCATGAACGATGGGAGCACCCTGTCAGGGGTGGACATGGAGCTGCAGGGGGCTGGATACAGACTGTCTCTCAACAAGAAGAGGTTTGCCacag GACGTTATATGGCCGATTGCTGA
- the fcho2 gene encoding F-BAR domain only protein 2 isoform X15, with protein sequence MITPYFLENFWGEKNNGFDVLYHNMKHGQISSKELTDFIRERSTIEEAYARSMTKLAKSAGNFSQLGTFAPVWDVFKSSTEKLASCHMELVRKLQELIKEVHKYVEEQAKAHKKTKEEVASTLEAVQNIQTTSQALQKSKEIYNAKTVEQERLRKEGATQRDVDKAGVKAKKATETYKSYVEKYATAKSEFEQKMAETAQRFQDIEENHILHMKEIIKSYSQSVDETHVQIGEVHNEFVRNIENTSVESLIQKLAESKGTGKERPGPIEFEECNAAIATEGTKPRKRKPFGIPGRRKDKDTDSTESTEVEAANTANGAPPGYYGAIDIQNANLPQVDAEGFCIRPEVNENDAKENSFYSSSDSEDEDEPRKFHVEIKPVQPNNGTHQNRATIDELKASIGNIILSPSTSGQMRRNQSSDELAKTRVPTSYDLANNDLLSLDPFGPTAGSSFSVSSTTVPVPNRPTTPLTAGALVPPPRPSSRPKLPTGKLTGINEIVRPFSPPKTSNASPPPAAPLARAESSSSLSSNASLSAGNTPTVGTSRGPSPVTLASQDALPIAVAFTESVNAYFKGADPTKCIVKITGEMTLSFPMGIIKVFTTNPSPAVLTFKLKNTSRLEQILPNQQLLYSDPSQSDSNSKDFWFNMQALTSYLRKASDQNPSASYYNVDILKYQVLSDGIHSTPLNLTVYWKCTPSTSDLRIDYRYNPESMASPGPLTNVQILVPVDGGVTGMQSLPSSIWNSEQNKCLWKLSDISEKSENEGAGSLRAKFELSNGPSNPSTLAVQFMNDGSTLSGVDMELQGAGYRLSLNKKRFATGRYMADC encoded by the exons ATGATAACGCCGTACTTCCTAGAGAATTTCTGG GGTGAAAAAAATAATGGCTTTGATGTGCTCTACCACAACATGAAGCATGGCCAGATTTCCTCCAAGGAGCTGACGGACTTCATCAGAGAAAG GAGTACTATCGAGGAGGCCTATGCCAGGTCCATGACCAAACTGGCCAAGTCAGCTGGCAACTTTTCTCAGCTTGG GACTTTCGCGCCAGTGTGGGACGTGTTCAAGAGCTCCACAGAGAAGCTGGCCAGCTGTCACATGGAGCTCGTGAGGAAGCTGCAGGAGCTCATAAAGGAGGTTCACAAGTATGTGGAGGAGCAGGCCAAAGCACACAAAAAG ACAAAAGAGGAGGTGGCGTCCACCCTGGAGGCCGTGCAGAACATCCAGACCACCTCTCAGGCTCTGCAGAAGTCCAAGGAGATCTACAATGCCAAAACTGTCGAGCAGGAGCGCCTCCGCAAAGAGGGGGCCACCCAGAGAGATGTGGACAAG GCTGGAGTGAAAGCCAAAAAGGCCACAGAGACCTACAAGTCGTATGTGGAGAAATACGCCACAGCGAAGTCAGAGTTTGAACAGAAGATGGCAGAAACTGCACag AGATTCCAGGACATCGAAGAAAACCACATTCTCCACATGAAGGAGATCATTAAGTCGTACTCGCAGTCTGTCGACGAAACACACGTTCAAATAGGAGAG GTCCACAACGAGTTTGTGAGGAACATTGAAAACACCTCAGTGGAGAGTTTGATACAGAAACTGGCCGAGAGCAAAGGAACAGGCAAGGAGAGACCAG GACCTATTGAGTTTGAGGAGTGCAACGCAGCTATTGCTACTGAAG GTACCAAACCCCGAAAGAGAAAACCGTTTGGCATCCCAGGTCggaggaaagacaaagacacagactcCAC GGAGTCCACAGAAGTCGAAGCTGCT AACACTGCCAATGGTGCTCCCCCTGGATACTACGGGGCCATAGACATCCAGAACGCT AATCTTCCCCAAGTCGACGCAGAGGGCTTCTGCATCAGGCCAGAAGTCAATGAAAACG ATGCCAAAGAGAACTCCTTCTATTCGTCCAGCGACtcagaggacgaggacgagCCCAGGAAGTTCCACGTGGAAATCAAGCCCGTTCAGCCAAACAACGGCACGCATCAGAACCGAGCCACCATCGACGAGCTGAAGGCGTCCATCGGAAACATCATCCTGTCGCCCTCCACCTCG ggaCAGATGCGGAGGAACCAGTCCA GTGATGAGCTGGCGAAAACCAGGGTGCCAACATCATACGA TCTGGCCAACAACGACCTTCTTTCTCTGGACCCGTTCGGCCCGACAGCGGgttcttctttctctgtgtcatcAACAACAG TGCCAGTACCAAACCGACCTACAACCCCACTGACAGCTGGAGCCCTGGTGCCCCCACCGCGACCGTCCTCCAGGCCCAAACTCCCCACTGGGAAACTCACAGGAATCAATGAGATT GTACGGCCGTTCAGCCCACCCAAGACATCTAACGCCagccctcctcctgctgcaccaCTCGCCCGGGCGGagagctcctcctccttgtcctcgAATGCCTCGCTCAGCGCCGGCAACACCCCCACTGTTG GGACGTCTCGAGGTCCCAGCCCTGTGACCCTGGcatcccaagatgctttgccCATTGCCGTGGCCTTCACAGAGTCGGTTAATGCTTACTTCAAAGGAGCTGATCCCACTAA GTGCATCGTGAAGATCACAGGAGAGATGACCTTGTCGTTCCCCATGGGCATCATCAAGGTGTTCACCACCAACCCCTCCCCGGCCGTGCTCACCTTCAAGCTGAAGAACACCAGCAGGCTGGAGCAGATCCTCCCCAACCAGCAGCTGCTGTACAG CGATCCTTCCCAAAGTGACTCTAATTCCAAGGACTTCTGGTTCAACATGCAAGCACTGACGTCCTACCTCAGAAAAGCCTCCGATCAGAATCCCTCAGCTTCCTACTATAATGTGGACATCCTAAAATACCAG GTGCTGTCTGACGGGATCCATTCCACTCCTCTCAACCTGACCGTATACTGGAAGTGTACACCGAGCACATCGGACCTGCGGATAGACTACCGATACAACCCGGAGTCCATGGCCTCCCCCGGTCCGCTCACCAACGTGCAGATCTTAGTGCCTGTTGACGGAGGAGTCACCGGCATGCAGTCTCTGCCCAGCTCCATCTG GAATTCAGAGCAGAATAAATGTCTGTGGAAGCTGAGCGACATCTcagaaaagtctgaaaatgaag GCGCCGGGTCCCTGAGGGCCAAGTTTGAGCTGTCAAACGGACCCTCGAACCCCTCGACTCTGGCGGTGCAGTTCATGAACGATGGGAGCACCCTGTCAGGGGTGGACATGGAGCTGCAGGGGGCTGGATACAGACTGTCTCTCAACAAGAAGAGGTTTGCCacag GACGTTATATGGCCGATTGCTGA